The sequence CTGTTCCCTCTATTTGTCACTACTGTTGTGCCTACTCTACGGAGCTGGAACAGCCTGTACCGAGTAAGTTAAAAACTTGCAATGCATCAAATGCCCAAAGCATGAAGACACTTGCTTCCAGTTATAAGCGGAAGAATGTGCATCCTCCTACAGCAGACCCCAGACACGTATTGCACAACGTGCTAGAGCCGTTGGCTGTCATCCATCTTCACAGCAGTTGCGCTGATCCTTCTGAGCTTGCtacctgcagcagctctgcgTTTTGATCCATGCTCTGAGTCCCCTCCTGCACCCAACATGTTACTCCTCCTGCAGTTTAAGTTTGAGGCACTCAGAGAAACCCTAACATACCACCTGGAATGTCATAAACTGCTCACCAGGTGGGAACGTGTGGATGTGCCTGTCTGTCAGGAGCTGTGCTAGAGGTGGGCGGACAGCCTCAGTCCTCAAGTGATCAGCATTCCTAGAAAAGAATTAGACATGCAGGGCAGGTCAAATACCGATACGGATTGTATCTTTCGCATGCaagcaaaaaaagggaaaacggGGAGCTCAGTGCCGCCCTGACCTCACTGGGTTGGGAGAGTCCACTGTCGTTTGCTGGAAGCTTTCCAAGCTTTCCAGTATTTCACTTAGAAAGCAGTTTACAACATTCAGTAGACTAACTTGTTTCGATATATTGGTTTATTGTGGCTACGGAATACTGCCTCTTACTCCCTCTTGCATATTTTAGATCTGGTGGCTTGTGCAGATCCAGAAATTTGCCGAAAAATCTGCGGCAATCCGTCTGGCTGTTCCGATATTGCTTATCCTAAGCTGGTCATAGAACTTCTGCCTGTAGGTAAGGAGCTTGGCCTGTAGGTAAGGTGCTGGCACTGATGGGTACAGTACACACCAGCCAAAAGGCATCTGTGAGAGAAGTTCAGGGAGAAAAATACTCTGCAACTATAATTTTAGTGGGGTTTATGTTGGGCTTGGTGATGATCCAGTATCCAGAGGTCTAATTCAGTCAAATCTGGATAAGAGATAAAGCACAGATGCTTAACAATGAGAATCAACTGTTAACACCTTCCTATCACTACCAATTTTAAAACTGGagctaaaaacatttttaaaagtctgttctAGTTCAAAGGAGAATTCAAGGACATCCTACAGTGTGGTTATTGGGGATTCCTCAGGGCAGCTGTACTTCTTCTGTTTCCAGGACTCAGGGGCCTGATGATGTCAGTGATGATAGCAGCTCTCATGTCCTCCCTGACTTCCATCTTTAATAGTGCCAGCACCATTTTCACCATGGACCTCTGGAAACACTTCCGTCCTCGTTGCTCTGAGTGGGAACTCATGATTGTTGGCAGGTATGGAGAACTAGGACACGTGTATTATATCAAAGCCTGAGCATTAGAGACACATCTCAGCACACCTCACAGCCTGCCACCCCCGTACAGATGTAACGTCTTCATGTTGCACAGGTTTGCTGGAGGACTAGAGTGGGGACCTTATGGTTATGAGAGATCTCAGTAGAGTCTTGCACGCTGAGCAACTGGAAAAGAACAGTCTGAGTTAATAGTAATGGCATCTTTTTCTTGCACAGGGTCTTTGTGCTGCTGCTCACTGTGGTCTCCATCCTATGGATCCCACTGGTACAGGCTGGCCAGGGAGGGCAGCTCTTTATTTACATCCAGTCGATCAGCTCCTACCTGCAGCCCCCCGTGGCAATGGTGTTTATACTGGGTTGCTTCTGGAAAAGAGCAAATGAAAAGGTAACAGCTCCGCTGTGCTCAGCACAGTCACCTCCACGGCCTCGCTGTCCTCATGAGAGTCCTGCAGTTCAaaccaccagcccaggctgctgtcctgctgccccTTGCAGTGTTTGGGAGAATGAAGGCACCCAGACCTCTGAAGAACCCAAGCAACCATCACCCACACAGGAGGCAGCAATTCCTGCCATTTTCCAAAGACTCGATTGGCATTTCAGAAGGAATGAGATGACTGCATCACTCTGTCACAGGGTGTCCTTCACAAACCTTGAAGCCTGTTAGGGGCTTATTAGCCATCAGCTTATTACAGGGACTTGTATGATCTGCATCAGGGGGGCTACAGAAGGCACAGTGAGCCCAGAGGGCGAAGGAGCCAGAACAACTGGCATCAGGAGATCTAAACCTCCAGTTTCTCCACGAAGTCTGGCGCTGGGTAATGAGTAAAATCTTCCCAAACTGGGCTTTGGTTACGTGGAGAGCAGTTGTCAGCCCCCCAGGGTTAAGGCAATCATTAGGATACAAATATCACTCTTCCAAGTATTCTGGCATAAGATGTTATCCTTCCCCTCCACACCAAAATTAAAAACCCACTAGATCCCACAGAGGAGAGTTACCAGGCTACTGTAACAGCACtggcagagaagaaaagggaggaaaagtagCCCAACAAAAAAACAGCAAGCAGAAAGCCTGGCCAGCTTGTAGCCTGAGAACATGGATATAGCCCTGTATCCCGGGTGGGTGCTTGCTTCTTGCCCCTGTAAAAAATACCCTTCCTTTCCTAGGGCGCGTTCTGGGGCCTAGTGATCGGGCTGCTGCTGGGCGTCATTCGGCTGGTGCTGGACTTCATCTACCCAGAGCCCCAGTGCGGCGAGACCGACCTCCGACCAGGCGTGGTGAAGTACATGCACTATCTCTACTTCTCCATGGTCCTGGCCGCCATCTCCACGCTCACTGTGCTGGTCGTGAGCCTGCTCACAGAACCCCCCTCGGAAGAAATGGTGCGTCACCCCTTCAgatttcttttgttacttgtaaATGGTTTCCAGGATGCCCCGCACTACATCCATGGGAATAATGCGGGGATAAATAATCTGGAAATGGAAGTTTCCGTTCATTCTTTATTTATGATCACACTTGGAATAATCTGTAACAGCAATCCCTCCTCTGCTCCGGCACCCTGCTGCCATTTAAGAGTTTGGTCCCGTAAATCCAGAGTCCCGCCCTGGAAACTGGTCAACAGTAGATGCTACAAAGAGCTGTTCTTAAATTCAAACGTGTGTTTAATGCATGACAAATTAGCtttttccctctattttccaAGAAATTCCAGCTTCTGGGTCATCTTTATCAACTCTCTTACTAATTTAGTGAGGAACCATTTTTACTCgcagaaaagagaaatcaagGGCAGAGAGCACACTTCCTCTGGAACAGGTTTGTGCCAGTTTGACTATTTTCAATAGATACACTGAGGCTACAGAAAAACATTAATAGCAGAAAGAAGGGCCAGAAGGGACCTTCAGAAATCATACAGCCAACGCATCCTTGTGCTTCAAGACAGGACTAACCTGATGTATTTATGAAAGACCTGGTGAACTTATTCTTAAAAGTCTCCAGAGAGGCAGAATGCCCAGGGAGGCGTGTGATCGATTTGAGAGCTCACCTGCCCTACCGGTAGCAATTTTTCCTCATCTCCAACCTGAATCTTTCCAGCTTCATGTTGTGCTCATCCCTTTCTGTCCACCCTATCGTTGATACTGAGAACGTTTCTCTTTAATGAGtcttttacatatttgaagaaaattatCATATCTCCCACCTGTCTTCTCTTCTCTCCACAACCCCAGTTCTTTGAATCATTCCTCCCTGGCCGCAATTTCCATTCTTTTGCTCCCTTCACTGACCCGCTCTCAGTCTGCGTCCAGTGATGGTCCCGTGCAGAAATGTCTCCTCCTCAGTAACAGAGAGTGAAGAATGGCATCTGTACCAACAGCTATCGTGTTCCAGGCAAAACTAAACCCAACATGCCGGTGGTAGCCATCGCTTCTATAGTTACCAGCTGAGCACTTGGCTGTTCACCTGCTCCAACAGGGCAGGAGAACAGATTTCAGCCCCTCTAAGTATTCTCTCTGCAGGCTGCTCTACTGCTAAGGTAGTCCTTTAAACAACCATGAAAGCAGTTTTCTTTAACACCACTCTTCATGCCATCAGATAAGTCGGCTTACCTGGTTCACACGCGGGGATCTACCAGCCAAGAAAGACCTAGCAGTCAGCCCTTCCCCTGATGCTGCAAAAGGAGTGTGTGAAGCTGAGCGCCCAGCTCTCCAGATTGATATAAGCATTGCTTCTGAAAATAGTTCAAATGATAATAAATGTAAGTGCTGCAACATCGTATTCAGTAATACCTACACTTAACAACCCTAGGCATTATGTAGAGCCTTTGAAGACAAGAAACATTAAAACTCCTTCCTCTGGATTTCTGTAACTTCAGGGCATGCTAAAAGGTTTTTACCTGACAGTGTTACCTAAGCagaagtttagtttcttttccatctcttgaTGGCATTAGAAATGCTTGAAATCGAGAAGGAGCTGGATGGGATACAGAAAGCCATGCCCGTTATCCTGCACTAGCGCCGGGTGCTGCTTGCGCCTGCTGCGAGGAGAACTGGTTGAaaaaggggagggtggaggaaaagcacaattattttcacaaaattccatttctgtttttcagtgatgttttctgATCGACTCTAGCAGCAGGGAGAACCCAGAGCCCTGGGCGGAGTTCTTGACAGATCAGTGAAGGaggatttacattttttaaaacttgtacTTGTCGGTATTAGGTACAAACACGCATAGCAACTCATTCTGCATTTTCCAGCGATGATTACCATCACTTGTTTTTGCCAGGCTTGGGACACTGTTTATGTGACTGCGCAGCTTTTGCTATGTATTGCTTTGATCTATAAAAAGCTGTTGAAAACATCAGTAAGTTAATGAATTATGGTGCAGATCTCCCAACTGGCTGGGAAGTCTCACGTTCGTTGTGCATGAGCGCTGTCTTCCCAGCATTTAGTCGTGTATGCCCTAACCCACACCAGAGCTGGGAAAATTCAATTTACACGTGTGTGGCGTGGGGTAACCCTAAATGGACTAGAGCGTGCACTTGCAAGAGGAAGCTGATGGGCACCAAGCAGCTACAGCTCAGCTTTTAGGTCCGGTCTACTGTTACTCTTTATTAAATGTTGGGAACAGCAGAACTTCAGCTCAGAcctccagggagaaaagaaattcaTACTAGAGCTCCCAAAAGATTCTAACTGAAGGGATTCCTAAACCTCAGTGTAGCTAGTGTATTCATTTAAAGAACACTGGTGCATTTTTGCATCAAAACCCTTTGTACAGGACCACACTGATACATTCCTGGGATGTGTTCTGTTGGTGAGATTTATACCTCACTATTGACTGTCTTTTTAGGTATGACTAACGCCAAAGGGAACTCGAAGCTGGTGACCACCCTCCTGTGGCTCTGCGGGATGGAGCGCAAACAGGAAAATGCTGAGAACGTGGCGCCGACTAAACCCGAGCCGCTTCCCGTGGCTTCCCTGGAGGAGACACCGCTGGTGAAACACGTCCTGAACGCCAACTTGCTGTTATGTGTATGTGCTGGGATCTTCCTCTGGGCCTACTTCGCATAGCAGTCGGCTATTCGACTCCAGATGACATCAACTAATTTTAATTGGTGTAAATAATAATAACTAGCAGAGGGTTAATGTAATTCATAATGctttctaaattttatttctttatttaagaaGACAGAGCCTCCTCCCTAATCCTTTCCTTATTTCCAGTGGAGGCCTGGCTGTGAAAGGTGCCGAGCCCTCAGCACCACCACGGTCAGACCCAAACACGGGTGTGAGGGGAACTAAGGAAGGCAGCTAGGCAGAAGAGGTTTGTTtggatattttaaatatttaattatgctCTTTGGGGTTAGAGCACCGCCTGGAATTCAGGAAGTCTAGATTCTCTTCCTATTTATGCCTCTGTAACCAGCTCCAAGCGCTTGCTTCCCCTTTGGATCAGCTCCTCTGCCCTGGAGGAGAGCCCAGGCCTGCTGCCGGTgcgggctgggagcagcagccgtGCCTCGCTGCCTCAGCGGGCAGAAGCGCCTGTGCAATTAGCGCTCCCGGGCCCGCTGACGCTTCTGTGAGTTTATGCTGAATTAACGAAGCTCTTGCGGCCTCCCTGCATTACagcctgcccacactgctggcagtgctgccatGGTGGGGCTGACACTGACCGACACCAGCATCCAGCCTGGAAACTGCCCCAAAATTGTCATCAGGGACACCCGAAGGGAGCTAAACCAGCCCAAAGGCAGcaggtgctggcagggaggagggcagcgcGGGGCCTGCTGGCACCCCCTCGCCCCCTGGGGCCGTTCTGCCAGCGCTTCCGTGCCACGAAGACCCTCGGTCGGGACCAACGACCGCCGCTGGCCATGcccagggcactgctggaggagTGATTCAGCCTGGCCCCGTCCCCCGGGGCTTTGTGTAGCTGCAGATAAAACTTCATTAAAGAGCGAGAGCTGCTCCCCGCCTGCTTGGAGTGTGTGGGGCTTGGGGCGGGGTAGAGGGGGGAGCTGTGCCCGAGGCCTCGGGCCCAGCGCGGCCCCTCGCGGCCTCCACCGGCCCCTAACGGCCACCAGCTCCCCGCGGCCATGTCGAAGAAGGCGCCGAGGCCGCCGGGCTCGCCGGAGCCGGCGCCGCTGGAGCGGCGGAACCTGCTGGACGTGCTGCGGGAGCGGCAGCAGCGCGCCGGCCAGGTGGgaccgcggcggcggcggggccggggggtccccGCCCAGGGCCGGGCGGTGCGAGCGGGCGCGGCCTCGGGTCTCGTCTcctctcgtctcctctccgcAGGGCCGGTTCCCGCTCCACAGGTTGTTGGTGGTGGCCCGGCCGGGCGACGGCGCGGCGGCCGAGGAGGTGGAAGGTGGGTGGCCCGGCCGGGAGGGGACagcagccccccgcagccccgctccccatcGCCCCCAGCATGGCGAGGGCCGCGCGGCCGCCAACGGCCCCGTACCTGCCGGGCGCTGGGGCTCGGGGAACCCGGCGTTTCGTCCTCACCTGTCATAAAATTTCTTACATACGTTAAATATTGCATGGTTGTAGCAAAACCTACAAGAGCTTACAGCATGGCACGTGCTCGGAGTAACATCACGGGCAGTATGGAGCAGCGATACATACAAGcccataaaataagaaaatactatTGTGTTAAACCATATGAAGAGAATCGTCACTTGGGAATCCTTCCTAAGCAAGTTAAACACAAGTATTAGAAACCCTGAGGGGGAGAGAAAGACTTCAAAACAGATATATTGTTTTTGCAACCAACTTTAAGTATGACTTTCTCAGGCAACTGATGTATACCAGATGCTTTGTCTGATGATACATTAAGACAGTTGGGTTTTTAACCACCTTTATCAGCTTGTGCCAATGTCCAGCAGAGGCAAGGACTAAATGGCACTGCCGTACAAGGCTCCCGAGGTGCTCTACATTTGCATCTACAGACACAAACATGTAACTACATAGTTAGAGGAAATAAATGCTAATAAGAATCTGAGACTTCAGCTACTGAAATACTGCAGGGTTTAGTGCATTTTTAGGAGCTAACATGAATTGCACTGGTGCACGTCAAGAGATTCCCATGGTAGCAGTGCTTTCATGTTTCTTCTGAATAATAAAAGTGTAATCTGTGAATCTTCTGCCTGTGGCAGCAGAGAGAACACTGACCAGACCACACAACACGAACCTGCAGCAACTAGCCGCATAAGCTGTTTGACAAACTgccagtttttcttttgaaacaaggTTATCACAGAGCATTGTTTGAGAAGGCGTTAGAATACCACTCAGGAGAACAGGTCTCAGGTCTGCTACTGCTCTGTTCCAGCTATATTTGTCATGTAGTAGAGGTAAGTTACATAAATTCCTAGTGGGATCAAGTAACCTTGATTCATCTTTGTACAAATTTGGCTTCTAAGATTCAGCTAACTACAAATACAGAACCGTCTCTTACTGCATACATAGGCTCAAAGACCTAAAAAACGCTGTGGTGGGTTCAGTAGCTGACCTCTGGGATTTGCTCCACCCAGTGCTTCAGATAACTGCCCCAGAGCATTATTCTGACAGAATTAGATGACACGTTCTGTCAGACGTAATAGGAACACCGTGTGTTGCCCTCAGTGCCTGAGACTCAAAGGGAAAGCCCACGTAGGGCAGctgatgaattatttttatattcaaaaaCTAATTTGTAATATGCAATTCTGTAACATCTCTACCCTTTCCTCTGCAGTCTTGCAGTAGCACAATCCATCTCATCATCCGAGATTTAGCTTCTCTCCAAAAGCAAGGTCCTAAGTAAGTGTTCCATATCACTTTGAGGAAACAAAATTTTAGCTGAAGTGGTAGAATGCTTCCTTAAGGTTAAACGGAACATTAGCTACGATGATATAAAGCTTTTATTCTCCCATTGAATACCTGTTGACCACGGAGGAGCTGAGGTTTTCCAGCTAACACAATACATTTTTTCTGGATGCTGGATGCAGTTCTTGCCCAGCCCTCTGCACTGGAGTCCGTCTTCAAGATGCCGAGACTTCAACTGTCAGTTTCATAGGtttcagaaaataggaaaattcCTTCCTTAGGAATCTGCTGCATGATTTCTGTACCCTGCTTTGTAAACGTTCGTAGATGCATATACTGgaatttcaaaaattatctttAGACTATCAGCCTCTGCCTTCCAGCCTGCTGTTTGTCCTTCCAACACTACCCAACCAGCCCCACAGAGTTCAGCTGATTTCTGTCTTTAACTTAACCTGGGTGTTTCTCTAGGGCTCCGTATTAATTCACTGAAATCCAGGTTCACAAAAGCTGCATCATTTTCTTTGCTATGAACGGAATTCTTACCAAAGCAAGCTCTCAACACACTCCTGCATTTGCTTACTAAATCCCTACTGCTCTTTTGGTCGTTTCTTACCCTCACATCCAACCAGCCCACTCCAGACCCGCGCACAGATGTCAGAATACAATTAGGAAAGGTTTCCGCTGGCTGGGGTGTGAGGGGTGCACCATGCTGTGCACACAATGCTCTAGCACAGCTCTAGGAATGCAAACAACTCACTGCATAGTTTACAAAACTTGACCATCCGATAAAAACTCCTTGCTGTACTTTAGGACGGAATTCACTCTCTTTCCACGCAGTGCTTTACTCCAAGAAATTAAAGTTTTAGTGGTGGCACATAACATCCCCACCAGACTGTTCCCAGACTGGTATGTGGCAATGGCGACGTCTCCCGTGACATGTCCACAAGGCTCGACGCAATCAGAGTCTacggcagaggtggtggcagaGTGCCTTACCCGCCTACTCAAACTGGCAGCCTGCATTCAGCGTTTGGAGGTAAACTTCAAATAACTGGGCTGTAAGAAATTTACCTAGTTTACCCCCATAAATCCCCCCAGACCCCACCAGCAAGCAGCCACATGCTCTTTCAAGCAGAGTTTACAAGCATACACACCTGCGAGGAGCCTAGAAGCAGAGCTAAAGCATTACAAAACCTCATTATTTTATTCCAAGTTTCTTTCTAGACCTCTGTAGGGTTGTTTTGTGCAGCCATTTGATTGAATTACTCAAGTGCACCAACATAGCTTAAAGGCAGCCGAAAGTCACTCATGAAGCCGATACCTGGCATcgcctcccacccctgcccattGCTGCACGCTCTTGGGAGCAGAAGATGCTGTTGTGCTTGGTAAACACAGGAGTAACTCCAGCTCTGCTGTTTTGGGCATATTTCCTCAGCTTTAAATGTGTCATAGCCCTGTGGTCTTATTCCTGCTGCActgaaatgtgctttttattATCAAGGATGACAGCGAGGATACCAATGAGAACATACACACTTTTGAACCCGAGCTGCTAATCCCGGCAGAGATGATTAACTGTTTGTGCAATGGTGAAGAATGTGTAAGTCCAGAAGATTTCGTGAGACTTTATTTAAGTCCTTCACAGCCTACCCTAGATTCAGGTACACTGCATACAGTTTGAGAGATAAACATTAAATTTAGTAACAAAACTAGAATTTTTGGCTGGTAACACTGAATTTTGAGTTACAGGAGTTTGTTACAGCGTTACTGTAGAGACAGAGGAAAGCAGGACTGCACCCACTGACAGGGGTCACCTTCCCTGTTTAGAGATGTCTGAACAGGAAACAACTGGGCAGCCACTGGGATTTCAAACTGGGGCACCAATCAGACAGCAACTAAAATATATTTAACGTGATGCCAAGCACAATGTGTCTTGTCAAGACCTTtatgaaatgcagttttattttgcGGATAAGCCTGAGGTCTAGTTCAATAACTTCAATAAAAAGTACGATGGAGTATTAAGGAATTTATAGTTTAAGTAAATTGATTCAAATAGCTCTACGAATGTTACCTCAATTAACTagtttcctctcctcccctctcatTTGCAGAAACTGTATGGCCTGTTCCGTCTCATTTCTCTGTATGATACAGGCTGTATCCAGTGTTTCTCTTAGCAGCTGGAATCAGTTGTGTTTAACATGAATCTACATATTAAAGGATAGCAGAAGCATACTGGGAATGAATATCCGGCGATCTCAAGCTACAAAGCCCAGGGAACGACTGTGTAACCTTCAGTGTCCATTGGAAGCAACGTTAACTCACAAACGTGAATAAAGATGCCTTAAGTTGACAAAAGACAAtctttaattttataaatgtTCACCCCACTGACGAATCCAAACAGCTGTTTCAAAGTTCTTTCAAAATTCAACCATTTTTCAATGAAAGCACAAAAAACACTTCCACAGTTTCATCTTGAAACAGTTCCAAGTTCCACATAAACAAAAGCAGGCTTGGTTAATACAAATAACTATGAAATAAGTATTAAGTACTGATCATTAAGTAGCAATGAAATGATTAAAGATACAGTAAGTTTCCTTCTACAGTATGACAGTCCTTCAAGGCACTAGAATACATCCACAGTTTTGACAAGGCGACTGATAACCAGCAGTCACCACCAGCACTCTGGCATTTTTTTGgttcatgttttaaaaagaatctGCAGCAAATCAGTGAGGGAATGTCTCTTGCAAGGCATCTCCTTGTAATGTCTAAGAACTAGAAATAAAAGTCTAACCGTGACATTAAAAAGATTATTTCCGTAATACATGCACTTTAAATAACTAATGTTTGCTTCTTATTCTTTTGGAATTTCTGCTAATACCATCTGTATTAGCAGCAATTATGCTTCCTATGCAAGTTTCTGCAGTAATTAATTCCTTCCATCCACGATTTTGAAAACCATTGTTGAGACACAGATCATTAAACTTCTTCTGAATGGCTAAATCACTTTCTCCGTGATGCACAAGTCAAACTCCACACAGTTTTGCCATATCGTCAAAAGAAGCTTTTCACCGTTAGGTCTGTTAGTTTTCCCACCGGGAGAGGAACCTTTAAAAAAGCTGGAGAGTTTCCATTAGAGAGCAGTGCTTTCCGTGTCATTGTCAATATCGAGCATGAGATGGTTGTGCAGTTCTTTGCTCGCC is a genomic window of Rissa tridactyla isolate bRisTri1 chromosome 8, bRisTri1.patW.cur.20221130, whole genome shotgun sequence containing:
- the SLC5A11 gene encoding sodium/myo-inositol cotransporter 2 isoform X1, which codes for METTSSTPSSVTPSWDVFPQKMLGPIDIAVLVLYFVFVLAVGLWSMWKTQRSTVKGYFLAGGQMVWWPVGASLFASNVGSGHFIGLAGSGAASGIAATAYEWNGMFCVLVLAWLFLPIYIAAGVTTMPEYLRKRFGGKRIQMFLAILYLFIYIFTKISVDMYAGALFIQQALHWDLYIAVVGLLAITAVYTVAGGLAAVIYTDALQTFIMLIGAMTLMVFSFVEVGGLEGLQTKYFDAIPSTRKENSSCGLPRQDAFHIFRDPVNSDLPWPGVLVGMTIPSLWYWCTDQVIVQRSLAAKNLSHAKGGSLMTSYLKILPLFMMVMPGMISRILFPDLVACADPEICRKICGNPSGCSDIAYPKLVIELLPVGLRGLMMSVMIAALMSSLTSIFNSASTIFTMDLWKHFRPRCSEWELMIVGRVFVLLLTVVSILWIPLVQAGQGGQLFIYIQSISSYLQPPVAMVFILGCFWKRANEKGAFWGLVIGLLLGVIRLVLDFIYPEPQCGETDLRPGVVKYMHYLYFSMVLAAISTLTVLVVSLLTEPPSEEMVRHPFRFLLLLVNGFQDAPHYIHGNNAGINNLEMEVSVHSLFMITLGIICNSNPSSAPAPCCHLRVWSRKSRVPPWKLVNSRCYKELFLNSNVCLMHDKLAFSLYFPRNSSFWVIFINSLTNLVRNHFYSQKREIKGREHTSSGTGLCQFDYFQ
- the SLC5A11 gene encoding sodium/myo-inositol cotransporter 2 isoform X2; this encodes METTSSTPSSVTPSWDVFPQKMLGPIDIAVLVLYFVFVLAVGLWSMWKTQRSTVKGYFLAGGQMVWWPVGASLFASNVGSGHFIGLAGSGAASGIAATAYEWNGMFCVLVLAWLFLPIYIAAGVTTMPEYLRKRFGGKRIQMFLAILYLFIYIFTKISVDMYAGALFIQQALHWDLYIAVVGLLAITAVYTVAGGLAAVIYTDALQTFIMLIGAMTLMVFSFVEVGGLEGLQTKYFDAIPSTRKENSSCGLPRQDAFHIFRDPVNSDLPWPGVLVGMTIPSLWYWCTDQVIVQRSLAAKNLSHAKGGSLMTSYLKILPLFMMVMPGMISRILFPDLVACADPEICRKICGNPSGCSDIAYPKLVIELLPVGLRGLMMSVMIAALMSSLTSIFNSASTIFTMDLWKHFRPRCSEWELMIVGRVFVLLLTVVSILWIPLVQAGQGGQLFIYIQSISSYLQPPVAMVFILGCFWKRANEKGAFWGLVIGLLLGVIRLVLDFIYPEPQCGETDLRPGVVKYMHYLYFSMVLAAISTLTVLVVSLLTEPPSEEMISRLTWFTRGDLPAKKDLAVSPSPDAAKGVCEAERPALQIDISIASENSSNDNKCMTNAKGNSKLVTTLLWLCGMERKQENAENVAPTKPEPLPVASLEETPLVKHVLNANLLLCVCAGIFLWAYFA
- the TEX47 gene encoding LOW QUALITY PROTEIN: testis-expressed protein 47 (The sequence of the model RefSeq protein was modified relative to this genomic sequence to represent the inferred CDS: deleted 2 bases in 1 codon; substituted 2 bases at 2 genomic stop codons); its protein translation is MSKKAPRPPGSPEPAPLERRNLLDVLRERQQRAGQGRFPLHRLLVVARPGDGAAAEEVEDSHGSSAFMFLLNNKSVICESSACGSREHXPDHTTRTCSNXPHKLFDKLPVFLLKQGYHRALFEKALEYHSGEQVSGLLLLCSSYICHVVESCSSTIHLIIRDLASLQKQGPKTEFTLFPRSALLQEIKVLVVAHNIPTRLFPDWYVAMATSPVTCPQGSTQSESTAEVVAECLTRLLKLAACIQRLEDDSEDTNENIHTFEPELLIPAEMINCLCNGEECVSPEDFVRLYLSPSQPTLDSGTLHTV